The Medicago truncatula cultivar Jemalong A17 chromosome 4, MtrunA17r5.0-ANR, whole genome shotgun sequence genome includes a region encoding these proteins:
- the LOC11416450 gene encoding telomere repeat-binding factor 2 isoform X5 has product MGAPKQKWTAEEEAALKAGVVKHGAGKWRTILMDPEFSSILRTRSNVDLKDKWRNINVTAIWGSRQKAKLALKNSPPAPKTDNNQLALGKVVQREDFLDIKPLTISGGTFQSPKPLTICSGTLQSPNSKEQVSRLGDNNVLEAIVNMKEPKGSDKAAIASYIEEKHKYKIMPSSAVSEKRGSSSLMLVEARSKDSPEVEKMCDVNILSKSQIEAELSKVRGMSAQEAAAAAAKAVAEAEVAIAQAEAAAREAEIAEAEAEAAQVFAKAAMKALKCKMLHIW; this is encoded by the exons ATGGGTGCTCCTAAGCAGAAATGGACTGCAGAAGAAGAAGCAGCACTGAAAGCTGGAGTAGTCAAACACGGGGCTGGAAAATGGCGCACAATACTTATGGATCCCGAGTTCAGTTCCATTTTGCGTACGCGTTCGAATGTAGATCTCAAG GATAAATGGAGGAATATAAATGTCACAGCAATATGGGGATCCCGGCAGAAGGCAAAACTTGCCCTTAAAAACAGTCCCCCAGCCCCCAAAACTGACAATAACCAATTGGCCTTGGGTAAAGTAGTTCAACGTGAAGACTTTCTCGATATTAAGCCCCTGACAATTTCTGGTGGAACATTTCAATCTCCTAAGCCCCTAACAATTTGTAGTGGAACATTGCAATCTCCTAATTCAAAAGAACAAGTATCAAG GTTGGGAGATAATAATGTATTAGAGGCTATTGTCAATATGAAGGAGCCAAAGGGTTCTGACAAGGCTGCCATTGCTTCTTACATAGAG GAAAAGCATAAGTACAAAATTATGCCAAGTTCAGCAGTCTCTGAGAAAAGAGGAAGCTCTTCTCTGATGCTTGTGGAAGCGAGGTCCAAAGATTCTCCGGAGGTGGAGAAGATGTGTGATGTCAACATCCTTTCAAAATCCCAAATTGAGGCAGAGCTATCAAAAGTGAGGGGGATGTCAGCTCAAGAGGCGGCTGCTGCAGCTGCAAAAGCAGTTGCAGAGGCAGAAGTTGCCATTGCACAGGCCGAAGCAGCAGCTAGGGAGGCGGAGATTGCAGAAGCTGAAGCTGAGGCCGCTCAAGTCTTTGCAAAAGCTGCGATGAAGGCACTCAAATGCAAAATGCTTCATATTTGGTAG
- the LOC11426176 gene encoding pentatricopeptide repeat-containing protein At5g67570, chloroplastic isoform X2 produces the protein MILKLTRFGSMKITMGKGKRRVSEVRFRLCDKEIRAKDWKFSRLMKLSGLSFTEGQLMMIIEMLGVKRCWKQALSVVQWVYNSKDHRKFQSRFVYTKLLAVLGKARRPKEALQIFNMMLGNIRVYPDMAAYHSIAVTLGQAGLLKELLNIVECMRQKPETLKYMYRKNWDPTLEPDVVIYNAVLNACVPSKQWKGVSWVFQQMRKSSLKPNGATYGLAMEVMLQSGNYDLVHELFEKMQRNGEVPEALTYKVMVRTFWKEGKVDEAVKAVRDMERRGVMGTASVYYELACCLCNCGRWQDATLEVEKIKRLPHAKPLEVTFTGMIRSSMDGGHIDDCICIFEYMQDHCAPNVGTVNTMLKVYSQNDMFSTAKVLFEEVKVAKSDLRPDAYTYNLMLEASSRGHQWEYFEHVYKEMILSGYHLDQNKHLPLLVKASRAGKLHLLEHAFDMVLEAGEIPHHLFFFELVIQAIAQHNYERAIILLSTMAHAPYRVTEKQWTELFKENEDRINHENLKRLLDDLGNCNVVSEATISNLSRSLHDLCGLGSSRNISSIIPFRSENVDCLNETINGGENGKAPNFSGRMMIEGAESGNDILFGGDQAEPDMFTFNDDQVDRVNNNDVVVCRPQNRVIEDKSSFCVDRPEFLDRLTLDKSSDDSEDELSDDESYEDDDDGDKEVIDKPSAYQILEAWKEMREEDKSLLHSEIDCG, from the exons ATGATATTGAAATTAACGAGGTTTGGTTCGATGAAAATAACAATGGGAAAAGGAAAAAGACGAGTAAGCGAAGTGAGGTTCAG GTTGTGTGATAAGGAAATTAGGGCTAAGGATTGGAAATTTTCGAGGTTGATGAAGCTGTCTGGATTGTCTTTCACGGAGGGTCAGTTGATGATGATTATTGAAATGCTTGGTGTTAAACGTTGTTGGAAGCAAGCTCTATCTGTGGTTCAATGGGTGTACAATTCCAAGGATCACAGAAAGTTTCAAAGCAG GTTTGTTTACACAAAACTTCTTGCAGTTCTTGGGAAGGCAAGAAGGCCGAAGGAAGCccttcaaattttcaatatgATGCTT GGAAATATTCGTGTATATCCTGATATGGCTGCATATCACAGCATTGCTGTTACACTTGGTCAAGCTGGTCTTCTGAAAGAATTGCTGAATATCGTGGAATGCATGAGGCAGAAACCTGAAACGTTAAAATATATGTATCGCAAGAACTGGGATCCAACTCTTGAACCTGATGTGGTTATATATAATGCC GTACTTAATGCTTGTGTTCCATCAAAGCAGTGGAAAGGTGTGTCATGGGTTTTTCAGCAAATGAGGAAAAGTAGCCTGAAACCTAACGGAGCAACTTATGGACTTGCAATGGAG GTAATGCTGCAATCGGGCAACTACGACCTTGTCCATGAGTTATTTGAAAAGATGCAGAGAAATGGGGAAGTTCCAGAAGCCCTTACATACAAAG TGATGGTAAGAACTTTCTGGAAGGAAGGTAAAGTTGATGAAGCTGTGAAAGCTGTCAGGGACATGGAAAGAAGAGGCGTTATGGGAACAGCCAGTGTTTATTATGAGCTAGCATGTTGCCTTTGCAACTGTGGGAGATGGCAAGATGCTACTCTGGAG GTTGAGAAGATAAAAAGACTTCCTCATGCTAAACCTTTGGAGGTTACTTTCACCGGCATGATTAGGTCATCCATGGATGGTGGGCACATTGATGATTGCATATGTATATTTGAATATATGCAAGATCACTGTGCTCCTAATGTAGGGACCGTAAATACCATGCTGAAAGTTTACAGCCAGAATGACATGTTTTCTACGGCTAAAGTTTTATTCGAGGAAGTTAAGGTTGCAAAGTCAGATTTACGACCAGATGCATACACATATAACTTGATGTTGGAAGCGTCTTCCCGTGGACACCAGTGGGAATACTTTGAGCATGTGTACAAAGAGATGATTCTTTCGGGTTATCATTTGGATCAAAATAAACACTTGCCATTACTTGTTAAAGCTTCAAGGGCTGGCAAG TTGCATTTACTGGAGCATGCATTTGACATGGTTCTTGAAGCTGGAGAAATCCCTCaccatcttttcttttttgaattggTGATTCAAGCTATAGCTCAACATAATTACGAACGAGCCATCATCTTACTCAGCACCATGGCTCATGCGCCATACCGAGTAACAGAAAAGCAATGGACAGAGCTGTTTAAAGAAAACGAAGACAGAATCAATCATGAAAATCTGAAGCGGTTGTTGGATGATCTTGGTAACTGTAATGTTGTATCAGAAGCAACCATCTCGAATTTATCAAGGTCATTGCATGATCTATGTGGATTAGGTTCATCGAGAAACATCTCAAGTATCATCCCTTTTAGAAGTGAAAATGTTGATTGTCTGAATGAGACAATTAATGGTGGTGAAAATGGAAAAGCGCCAAATTTTTCAGGGAGAATGATGATTGAAGGTGCTGAATCTGGGAATGATATTCTTTTTGGTGGTGATCAAGCTGAACCTGATATGTTCACATTTAACGATGATCAAGTCGACAGAGTAAACAATAATGATGTGGTGGTTTGCAGGCCACAAAACCGTGTTATTGAAGATAAATCAAGTTTTTGTGTTGATAGACCGGAATTTCTTGATCGTTTGACACTTGACAAGTCTTCAGATGATTCAGAGGATGAGCTATCAGATGATGAAAGTTATGAAGACGATGATGATGGTGATAAAGAAGTGATTGATAAGCCTTCAGCATATCAAATATTGGAAGCGTGGAAGGAAATGAGAGAGGAGGATAAGAGTTTGTTACACTCTGAAATTGATTGTGGCTAG
- the LOC11416450 gene encoding telomere repeat-binding factor 2 isoform X2: MGAPKQKWTAEEEAALKAGVVKHGAGKWRTILMDPEFSSILRTRSNVDLKDKWRNINVTAIWGSRQKAKLALKNSPPAPKTDNNQLALGKVVQREDFLDIKPLTISGGTFQSPKPLTICSGTLQSPNSKEQVSRFKNFQLGDNNVLEAIVNMKEPKGSDKAAIASYIEEKYQCPPNLRKLLSAKLQQMVTSGKIVQEKHKYKIMPSSAVSEKRGSSSLMLVEARSKDSPEVEKMCDVNILSKSQIEAELSKVRGMSAQEAAAAAAKAVAEAEVAIAQAEAAAREAEIAEAEAEAAQVFAKAAMKALKCKMLHI; this comes from the exons ATGGGTGCTCCTAAGCAGAAATGGACTGCAGAAGAAGAAGCAGCACTGAAAGCTGGAGTAGTCAAACACGGGGCTGGAAAATGGCGCACAATACTTATGGATCCCGAGTTCAGTTCCATTTTGCGTACGCGTTCGAATGTAGATCTCAAG GATAAATGGAGGAATATAAATGTCACAGCAATATGGGGATCCCGGCAGAAGGCAAAACTTGCCCTTAAAAACAGTCCCCCAGCCCCCAAAACTGACAATAACCAATTGGCCTTGGGTAAAGTAGTTCAACGTGAAGACTTTCTCGATATTAAGCCCCTGACAATTTCTGGTGGAACATTTCAATCTCCTAAGCCCCTAACAATTTGTAGTGGAACATTGCAATCTCCTAATTCAAAAGAACAAGTATCAAGGTTCAAGAACTTTCA GTTGGGAGATAATAATGTATTAGAGGCTATTGTCAATATGAAGGAGCCAAAGGGTTCTGACAAGGCTGCCATTGCTTCTTACATAGAG GAAAAATATCAGTGTCCACCAAATCTTAGAAAGTTATTGTCAGCAAAATTGCAGCAGATGGTGACAAGTGGCAAAATAGTTCAG GAAAAGCATAAGTACAAAATTATGCCAAGTTCAGCAGTCTCTGAGAAAAGAGGAAGCTCTTCTCTGATGCTTGTGGAAGCGAGGTCCAAAGATTCTCCGGAGGTGGAGAAGATGTGTGATGTCAACATCCTTTCAAAATCCCAAATTGAGGCAGAGCTATCAAAAGTGAGGGGGATGTCAGCTCAAGAGGCGGCTGCTGCAGCTGCAAAAGCAGTTGCAGAGGCAGAAGTTGCCATTGCACAGGCCGAAGCAGCAGCTAGGGAGGCGGAGATTGCAGAAGCTGAAGCTGAGGCCGCTCAAGTCTTTGCAAAAGCTGCGATGAAGGCACTCAAATGCAAAATGCTTCATATTTG A
- the LOC11416450 gene encoding telomere repeat-binding factor 2 isoform X4 gives MGAPKQKWTAEEEAALKAGVVKHGAGKWRTILMDPEFSSILRTRSNVDLKDKWRNINVTAIWGSRQKAKLALKNSPPAPKTDNNQLALGKVVQREDFLDIKPLTISGGTFQSPKPLTICSGTLQSPNSKEQVSRFKNFQLGDNNVLEAIVNMKEPKGSDKAAIASYIEEKHKYKIMPSSAVSEKRGSSSLMLVEARSKDSPEVEKMCDVNILSKSQIEAELSKVRGMSAQEAAAAAAKAVAEAEVAIAQAEAAAREAEIAEAEAEAAQVFAKAAMKALKCKMLHIW, from the exons ATGGGTGCTCCTAAGCAGAAATGGACTGCAGAAGAAGAAGCAGCACTGAAAGCTGGAGTAGTCAAACACGGGGCTGGAAAATGGCGCACAATACTTATGGATCCCGAGTTCAGTTCCATTTTGCGTACGCGTTCGAATGTAGATCTCAAG GATAAATGGAGGAATATAAATGTCACAGCAATATGGGGATCCCGGCAGAAGGCAAAACTTGCCCTTAAAAACAGTCCCCCAGCCCCCAAAACTGACAATAACCAATTGGCCTTGGGTAAAGTAGTTCAACGTGAAGACTTTCTCGATATTAAGCCCCTGACAATTTCTGGTGGAACATTTCAATCTCCTAAGCCCCTAACAATTTGTAGTGGAACATTGCAATCTCCTAATTCAAAAGAACAAGTATCAAGGTTCAAGAACTTTCA GTTGGGAGATAATAATGTATTAGAGGCTATTGTCAATATGAAGGAGCCAAAGGGTTCTGACAAGGCTGCCATTGCTTCTTACATAGAG GAAAAGCATAAGTACAAAATTATGCCAAGTTCAGCAGTCTCTGAGAAAAGAGGAAGCTCTTCTCTGATGCTTGTGGAAGCGAGGTCCAAAGATTCTCCGGAGGTGGAGAAGATGTGTGATGTCAACATCCTTTCAAAATCCCAAATTGAGGCAGAGCTATCAAAAGTGAGGGGGATGTCAGCTCAAGAGGCGGCTGCTGCAGCTGCAAAAGCAGTTGCAGAGGCAGAAGTTGCCATTGCACAGGCCGAAGCAGCAGCTAGGGAGGCGGAGATTGCAGAAGCTGAAGCTGAGGCCGCTCAAGTCTTTGCAAAAGCTGCGATGAAGGCACTCAAATGCAAAATGCTTCATATTTGGTAG
- the LOC11426176 gene encoding pentatricopeptide repeat-containing protein At5g67570, chloroplastic isoform X1: MEALHMIQGHILPLRPLSQFQPDTDKIRRSLIQKGVTPTPKIIHTLRKKQIQKHNRKLNRQNQLNPPLSKSQKQTLEEEQHFQELKHEYKQFTQNLEENQGGNKGLCLIGKPWEGVEKVDFLERIKVNYEHRGEKLKRESLIELKEMFRERKMDELKWVFEDDIEINEVWFDENNNGKRKKTSKRSEVQVVRFLVDRLCDKEIRAKDWKFSRLMKLSGLSFTEGQLMMIIEMLGVKRCWKQALSVVQWVYNSKDHRKFQSRFVYTKLLAVLGKARRPKEALQIFNMMLGNIRVYPDMAAYHSIAVTLGQAGLLKELLNIVECMRQKPETLKYMYRKNWDPTLEPDVVIYNAVLNACVPSKQWKGVSWVFQQMRKSSLKPNGATYGLAMEVMLQSGNYDLVHELFEKMQRNGEVPEALTYKVMVRTFWKEGKVDEAVKAVRDMERRGVMGTASVYYELACCLCNCGRWQDATLEVEKIKRLPHAKPLEVTFTGMIRSSMDGGHIDDCICIFEYMQDHCAPNVGTVNTMLKVYSQNDMFSTAKVLFEEVKVAKSDLRPDAYTYNLMLEASSRGHQWEYFEHVYKEMILSGYHLDQNKHLPLLVKASRAGKLHLLEHAFDMVLEAGEIPHHLFFFELVIQAIAQHNYERAIILLSTMAHAPYRVTEKQWTELFKENEDRINHENLKRLLDDLGNCNVVSEATISNLSRSLHDLCGLGSSRNISSIIPFRSENVDCLNETINGGENGKAPNFSGRMMIEGAESGNDILFGGDQAEPDMFTFNDDQVDRVNNNDVVVCRPQNRVIEDKSSFCVDRPEFLDRLTLDKSSDDSEDELSDDESYEDDDDGDKEVIDKPSAYQILEAWKEMREEDKSLLHSEIDCG; this comes from the exons ATGGAAGCTCTGCACATGATACAGGGACACATACTCCCACTTCGTCCCTTATCACAATTCCAACCAGACACCGACAAAATTCGACGCAGCCTTATTCAAAAAGGTGTCACTCCTACACCTAAAATCATTCACACTCTCCGCAAGAAACAAATCCAAAAACACAACCGCAAACTCAATCGACAAAACCAACTAAACCCACCACTCTCTAAATCTCAAAAACAAACGTTAGAGGAGGAACAACACTTTCAGGAACTCAAACATGAGTACAAacaatttacacaaaatttggaggaaaatCAAGGAGGGAATAAAGGTTTGTGTTTGATTGGGAAGCCATGGGAAGgggttgaaaaagttgattttttggAGAGAATTAAGGTGAATTATGAGCACAGAGGAGAGAAACTTAAGAGGGAGAGTTTGATTGAGTTGAAGGAAATGTTTCGTGAGAGAAAAATGGATGAATTGAAATGGGTTTTTGAGGATGATATTGAAATTAACGAGGTTTGGTTCGATGAAAATAACAATGGGAAAAGGAAAAAGACGAGTAAGCGAAGTGAGGTTCAGGTTGTGAGGTTTCTTGTTGATAG GTTGTGTGATAAGGAAATTAGGGCTAAGGATTGGAAATTTTCGAGGTTGATGAAGCTGTCTGGATTGTCTTTCACGGAGGGTCAGTTGATGATGATTATTGAAATGCTTGGTGTTAAACGTTGTTGGAAGCAAGCTCTATCTGTGGTTCAATGGGTGTACAATTCCAAGGATCACAGAAAGTTTCAAAGCAG GTTTGTTTACACAAAACTTCTTGCAGTTCTTGGGAAGGCAAGAAGGCCGAAGGAAGCccttcaaattttcaatatgATGCTT GGAAATATTCGTGTATATCCTGATATGGCTGCATATCACAGCATTGCTGTTACACTTGGTCAAGCTGGTCTTCTGAAAGAATTGCTGAATATCGTGGAATGCATGAGGCAGAAACCTGAAACGTTAAAATATATGTATCGCAAGAACTGGGATCCAACTCTTGAACCTGATGTGGTTATATATAATGCC GTACTTAATGCTTGTGTTCCATCAAAGCAGTGGAAAGGTGTGTCATGGGTTTTTCAGCAAATGAGGAAAAGTAGCCTGAAACCTAACGGAGCAACTTATGGACTTGCAATGGAG GTAATGCTGCAATCGGGCAACTACGACCTTGTCCATGAGTTATTTGAAAAGATGCAGAGAAATGGGGAAGTTCCAGAAGCCCTTACATACAAAG TGATGGTAAGAACTTTCTGGAAGGAAGGTAAAGTTGATGAAGCTGTGAAAGCTGTCAGGGACATGGAAAGAAGAGGCGTTATGGGAACAGCCAGTGTTTATTATGAGCTAGCATGTTGCCTTTGCAACTGTGGGAGATGGCAAGATGCTACTCTGGAG GTTGAGAAGATAAAAAGACTTCCTCATGCTAAACCTTTGGAGGTTACTTTCACCGGCATGATTAGGTCATCCATGGATGGTGGGCACATTGATGATTGCATATGTATATTTGAATATATGCAAGATCACTGTGCTCCTAATGTAGGGACCGTAAATACCATGCTGAAAGTTTACAGCCAGAATGACATGTTTTCTACGGCTAAAGTTTTATTCGAGGAAGTTAAGGTTGCAAAGTCAGATTTACGACCAGATGCATACACATATAACTTGATGTTGGAAGCGTCTTCCCGTGGACACCAGTGGGAATACTTTGAGCATGTGTACAAAGAGATGATTCTTTCGGGTTATCATTTGGATCAAAATAAACACTTGCCATTACTTGTTAAAGCTTCAAGGGCTGGCAAG TTGCATTTACTGGAGCATGCATTTGACATGGTTCTTGAAGCTGGAGAAATCCCTCaccatcttttcttttttgaattggTGATTCAAGCTATAGCTCAACATAATTACGAACGAGCCATCATCTTACTCAGCACCATGGCTCATGCGCCATACCGAGTAACAGAAAAGCAATGGACAGAGCTGTTTAAAGAAAACGAAGACAGAATCAATCATGAAAATCTGAAGCGGTTGTTGGATGATCTTGGTAACTGTAATGTTGTATCAGAAGCAACCATCTCGAATTTATCAAGGTCATTGCATGATCTATGTGGATTAGGTTCATCGAGAAACATCTCAAGTATCATCCCTTTTAGAAGTGAAAATGTTGATTGTCTGAATGAGACAATTAATGGTGGTGAAAATGGAAAAGCGCCAAATTTTTCAGGGAGAATGATGATTGAAGGTGCTGAATCTGGGAATGATATTCTTTTTGGTGGTGATCAAGCTGAACCTGATATGTTCACATTTAACGATGATCAAGTCGACAGAGTAAACAATAATGATGTGGTGGTTTGCAGGCCACAAAACCGTGTTATTGAAGATAAATCAAGTTTTTGTGTTGATAGACCGGAATTTCTTGATCGTTTGACACTTGACAAGTCTTCAGATGATTCAGAGGATGAGCTATCAGATGATGAAAGTTATGAAGACGATGATGATGGTGATAAAGAAGTGATTGATAAGCCTTCAGCATATCAAATATTGGAAGCGTGGAAGGAAATGAGAGAGGAGGATAAGAGTTTGTTACACTCTGAAATTGATTGTGGCTAG
- the LOC11416450 gene encoding telomere repeat-binding factor 2 isoform X3 — protein sequence MGAPKQKWTAEEEAALKAGVVKHGAGKWRTILMDPEFSSILRTRSNVDLKDKWRNINVTAIWGSRQKAKLALKNSPPAPKTDNNQLALGKVVQREDFLDIKPLTISGGTFQSPKPLTICSGTLQSPNSKEQVSRLGDNNVLEAIVNMKEPKGSDKAAIASYIEEKYQCPPNLRKLLSAKLQQMVTSGKIVQEKHKYKIMPSSAVSEKRGSSSLMLVEARSKDSPEVEKMCDVNILSKSQIEAELSKVRGMSAQEAAAAAAKAVAEAEVAIAQAEAAAREAEIAEAEAEAAQVFAKAAMKALKCKMLHIW from the exons ATGGGTGCTCCTAAGCAGAAATGGACTGCAGAAGAAGAAGCAGCACTGAAAGCTGGAGTAGTCAAACACGGGGCTGGAAAATGGCGCACAATACTTATGGATCCCGAGTTCAGTTCCATTTTGCGTACGCGTTCGAATGTAGATCTCAAG GATAAATGGAGGAATATAAATGTCACAGCAATATGGGGATCCCGGCAGAAGGCAAAACTTGCCCTTAAAAACAGTCCCCCAGCCCCCAAAACTGACAATAACCAATTGGCCTTGGGTAAAGTAGTTCAACGTGAAGACTTTCTCGATATTAAGCCCCTGACAATTTCTGGTGGAACATTTCAATCTCCTAAGCCCCTAACAATTTGTAGTGGAACATTGCAATCTCCTAATTCAAAAGAACAAGTATCAAG GTTGGGAGATAATAATGTATTAGAGGCTATTGTCAATATGAAGGAGCCAAAGGGTTCTGACAAGGCTGCCATTGCTTCTTACATAGAG GAAAAATATCAGTGTCCACCAAATCTTAGAAAGTTATTGTCAGCAAAATTGCAGCAGATGGTGACAAGTGGCAAAATAGTTCAG GAAAAGCATAAGTACAAAATTATGCCAAGTTCAGCAGTCTCTGAGAAAAGAGGAAGCTCTTCTCTGATGCTTGTGGAAGCGAGGTCCAAAGATTCTCCGGAGGTGGAGAAGATGTGTGATGTCAACATCCTTTCAAAATCCCAAATTGAGGCAGAGCTATCAAAAGTGAGGGGGATGTCAGCTCAAGAGGCGGCTGCTGCAGCTGCAAAAGCAGTTGCAGAGGCAGAAGTTGCCATTGCACAGGCCGAAGCAGCAGCTAGGGAGGCGGAGATTGCAGAAGCTGAAGCTGAGGCCGCTCAAGTCTTTGCAAAAGCTGCGATGAAGGCACTCAAATGCAAAATGCTTCATATTTGGTAG
- the LOC11416450 gene encoding telomere repeat-binding factor 2 isoform X1 — MGAPKQKWTAEEEAALKAGVVKHGAGKWRTILMDPEFSSILRTRSNVDLKDKWRNINVTAIWGSRQKAKLALKNSPPAPKTDNNQLALGKVVQREDFLDIKPLTISGGTFQSPKPLTICSGTLQSPNSKEQVSRFKNFQLGDNNVLEAIVNMKEPKGSDKAAIASYIEEKYQCPPNLRKLLSAKLQQMVTSGKIVQEKHKYKIMPSSAVSEKRGSSSLMLVEARSKDSPEVEKMCDVNILSKSQIEAELSKVRGMSAQEAAAAAAKAVAEAEVAIAQAEAAAREAEIAEAEAEAAQVFAKAAMKALKCKMLHIW, encoded by the exons ATGGGTGCTCCTAAGCAGAAATGGACTGCAGAAGAAGAAGCAGCACTGAAAGCTGGAGTAGTCAAACACGGGGCTGGAAAATGGCGCACAATACTTATGGATCCCGAGTTCAGTTCCATTTTGCGTACGCGTTCGAATGTAGATCTCAAG GATAAATGGAGGAATATAAATGTCACAGCAATATGGGGATCCCGGCAGAAGGCAAAACTTGCCCTTAAAAACAGTCCCCCAGCCCCCAAAACTGACAATAACCAATTGGCCTTGGGTAAAGTAGTTCAACGTGAAGACTTTCTCGATATTAAGCCCCTGACAATTTCTGGTGGAACATTTCAATCTCCTAAGCCCCTAACAATTTGTAGTGGAACATTGCAATCTCCTAATTCAAAAGAACAAGTATCAAGGTTCAAGAACTTTCA GTTGGGAGATAATAATGTATTAGAGGCTATTGTCAATATGAAGGAGCCAAAGGGTTCTGACAAGGCTGCCATTGCTTCTTACATAGAG GAAAAATATCAGTGTCCACCAAATCTTAGAAAGTTATTGTCAGCAAAATTGCAGCAGATGGTGACAAGTGGCAAAATAGTTCAG GAAAAGCATAAGTACAAAATTATGCCAAGTTCAGCAGTCTCTGAGAAAAGAGGAAGCTCTTCTCTGATGCTTGTGGAAGCGAGGTCCAAAGATTCTCCGGAGGTGGAGAAGATGTGTGATGTCAACATCCTTTCAAAATCCCAAATTGAGGCAGAGCTATCAAAAGTGAGGGGGATGTCAGCTCAAGAGGCGGCTGCTGCAGCTGCAAAAGCAGTTGCAGAGGCAGAAGTTGCCATTGCACAGGCCGAAGCAGCAGCTAGGGAGGCGGAGATTGCAGAAGCTGAAGCTGAGGCCGCTCAAGTCTTTGCAAAAGCTGCGATGAAGGCACTCAAATGCAAAATGCTTCATATTTGGTAG